The region TTCATTATTTTGTCGAAGAACAAGAACCCGGTGATGCAAAAAAAGATTTGCACGCCAAAAGAACCCAGGTTGGCATATATCCATCCCCATGAAGAGAATACTTCGTTCTTGATGCCCATGTTGGCAAGCATGAACGGTGCATGGTTAACGACGACAAAGATGGCCGCCAACCCGCGCATGCCATTAATGAATTTGTAGGCATGCTGGGTTTCTGCTTGTTCTATTTTGTGCTTGAAGAGCGTAGAAAATATCAAGAACAGGGAAATGATCAGGAGCGTGATCATTGCTGTTTCTATTGAGTACTCAGTCTTCATTTTTCTTGGCCGCCCGCTCAGCAGGATATTTTTTGTTTTTGAGAACATACATGCCATGCGGGAGGCAATGGATTGCGCTCAACGTAGACGTAGGCCTTCTTATGGGCCAAATCGTGGTGGGATAGTAAAGTGGGCCGTCAAGGAAGACTAGCTGAATGCGACATGTCGAAAATGCGGTGGTAGGGAACGCCCATTTCTACATTGCCGTACTGTGCAATGTATCGGCTGCCCGTATTCAAAGCCCGGGCGGGCAGATCAAGCCCTACGGGTAAGCCCCGGAGGTTGGCATGGGAGGCTGCAGGCTTGTGCGGGACAGGTTGTGCACGAAGTTGTGCGTAGAGACTGTCCTCGGTAACCCGCCCGCCGGATGTTTTGTTCAGCGGTGGGTATTACCGGTCATCCGAGTCCTTGGCGTCCATCTCAGCGTTCCGTTCAGCGACACGCTTGCGTTGCTCGTCAGTAAGTTCAACTTTGTTGGCAGTGTCACGCAGGGTCATCAGCCCGCCTACGATGCCACCGATGGCAACAATCAAAATTAACCAAGCATACCAGGGCATTATGTTCTCTCCTTGATGGGTAAACACTGAGCAAGGATTTTGCGCAGTGAGTCACGGTGTCTCTTTACCTTCTTCGAACAAACAAGAGTGTAGTGGTTCCAACGGGGTGATGCTTGTCCGGTTGTGGCCGTGAAGCGTCACAAAGTGACTAAAATCTCTAAATTGCGATCATCGGGTGCCGGCAGGTAGCATGTTCCGCTACAATGCGCGCCGATTTCGACCAGCCTGAGAACCCGCTAATGTCCGACTGCCAGACTCCTATTATCGTCGCCCTGGATTTCCCGACGCGTGACGCCGCACTGAAGCTGGCTGATCAATTGGACCCGAAGCTGTGCCGCGTCAAAGTGGGTAAAGAATTGTTCACCAGCTGTGCATCGGAAATTGTCGGCACATTGCGCGACAAGGGTTTTGATGTGTTTCTGGATCTCAAGTTTCACGACATTCCCAACACCACGGCCATGGCTGTGAAAGCCGCTGCCGAAATGGGTGTGTGGATGGTTAACGTTCATTGCTCGGGCGGGTTGCGCATGATGGCTGCGTGCCGTGAAGTGCTCGACCAGCGTACCGGTCCTCAGCCGTTGCTGATCGGTGTGACCGTGCTGACCAGTATGGAACGCGAAGACCTGGCGGGGATTGGCCTGGATATCGAACCTCAGGAGCAAGTGCTGCGTCTGGCTGCGTTGGCGCAGAAGGCCGGCATGGATGGTCTGGTGTGCTCGGCCCTGGAAGCACAAGCGCTGAAAAGCGCGCATCCGGGCCTGCAACTGGTGACCCCGGGGATTCGCCCGGCGGGCAGCTCCCTGGATGATCAACGTCGCATCCTGACTCCGCGTCAGGCGCTGGACGCTGGCTCTGATTACCTGGTGATCGGCCGTCCGATCAGTCAGGCGGCTGATCCGGCCAAGGCGCTGGCTGCTGTGGTCGCTGAGCTGGCGTAAACGCCTGGACCTTGAGAGCAGCGCAATGCTGCTCTCTCAAGCTGCCCAGGGTTTACACCTTCAGGATCAACTTCCCGAAGTTTTCCCCGTTGAACAGCTTCATCAGGGTTTCGGGGAAGGTTTCCAGACCTTCGACAATGTGCTCCTTGCTTTTCAATTGACCCTTGGTCAGCCAGCCCGCCATTTCTTGCCCGGCCTCGACATACCGATCGGCGTAGTCCATCACCACAAAACCTTCCATGCGTGCGCGATTCACCAACAGCGACAGATAGTTCGCCGGCCCTTTTACGGCCTCCTTGTTGTTGTACTGGCTGATGGCGCCACAAATAACCACGCGCGCCTTGAAGTTCAGACGGCTGAGGACGGCATCAAGAATATCGCCGCCCACGTTGTCGAAGTACACGTCGACGCCTTCAGGGCATTCGCGCTTGAGGCCCGCAATCACGTCTTCGCTTTTGTAATCGATCACCCCGTCAAAGCCCAGTTCTTCTTTGAGCAGTGAGCACTTCTCTTTTCCGCCGGCGATACCCACCACGCGACAGCCTTTCAACTTGGCAATTTGCCCGGCAATGCTGCCAACAGCACCGGCGGCACCGGAAATGACCACTGTTTCTCCAGCTTTGGGGGCGCCGACTTCCAGCAGTGCGAAATAGGCGGTCATGCCGGTCATGCCCAAGGCGGACAAATACATCGGGAGGGGGGCGAGTGTCGGGTCGACTTTGTAGAAGCCTCTAGGCTCGCCTACGAAATAATCCTGGACGCCCAGTGCGCCGTTTACGTAGTCGCCTGCCACAAAACCGGGGTGAGCGGATGCGATGACTTTGCCGACGCCCAAGGCTCGCATGACCTCACCAAGGCCGACGGGCGGAATGTAGGACTTGCCTTCATTCATCCAGCCGCGCATGGCCGGGTCGAGGGACAGGAATTGATTCTCGACCAGAATCTGGCCGTCTTTGGGCTGGACGACGGGTACTTGCTGGTAAGTGAACGTCTCGCGGGTTGCTGCGCCGACTGGACGTTTGGCGAGCAGGAATTGGCGGTTTGTCTGGTCAGTCATTGCAATAACTCTTCAGGAAGTGATGCCTGTTGATAAACCCTCTTCAGGTTCAGGGCAAGTGAGTGAGTCAACTGAAATGGATATTTATCAATATTAGTGATGTTGGTATGCATGCTTTTATCACTTCTATAGATAGGCACAAGGCTGAGCGCCATTACCTTCTGAGGATAAGAATGATGAGTATGACGTTTGCAGGGCATGTGGCGGTGGTCACTGGCGCAGGAGCCGGTATCGGGCGCGCAGCAGCGTTGGCGTTTGCAGCGCAGGGGTTGAAGGTGGTTGTCGCTGACCTGGACACAGCAGGGGGAGTGGGCACCGCAGAACAGATCATGGCAGCAGGCGGCACGGCAGTCTTCATGCAGTGCGACGTGACCCTGGAGGCCGACGTCAAGCAGTTAATGGCAGAAACCATCAAC is a window of Pseudomonas taetrolens DNA encoding:
- a CDS encoding NADP-dependent oxidoreductase, translated to MTDQTNRQFLLAKRPVGAATRETFTYQQVPVVQPKDGQILVENQFLSLDPAMRGWMNEGKSYIPPVGLGEVMRALGVGKVIASAHPGFVAGDYVNGALGVQDYFVGEPRGFYKVDPTLAPLPMYLSALGMTGMTAYFALLEVGAPKAGETVVISGAAGAVGSIAGQIAKLKGCRVVGIAGGKEKCSLLKEELGFDGVIDYKSEDVIAGLKRECPEGVDVYFDNVGGDILDAVLSRLNFKARVVICGAISQYNNKEAVKGPANYLSLLVNRARMEGFVVMDYADRYVEAGQEMAGWLTKGQLKSKEHIVEGLETFPETLMKLFNGENFGKLILKV
- a CDS encoding DUF2897 family protein; protein product: MPWYAWLILIVAIGGIVGGLMTLRDTANKVELTDEQRKRVAERNAEMDAKDSDDR
- the pyrF gene encoding orotidine-5'-phosphate decarboxylase, giving the protein MSDCQTPIIVALDFPTRDAALKLADQLDPKLCRVKVGKELFTSCASEIVGTLRDKGFDVFLDLKFHDIPNTTAMAVKAAAEMGVWMVNVHCSGGLRMMAACREVLDQRTGPQPLLIGVTVLTSMEREDLAGIGLDIEPQEQVLRLAALAQKAGMDGLVCSALEAQALKSAHPGLQLVTPGIRPAGSSLDDQRRILTPRQALDAGSDYLVIGRPISQAADPAKALAAVVAELA